In the Anguilla anguilla isolate fAngAng1 chromosome 7, fAngAng1.pri, whole genome shotgun sequence genome, one interval contains:
- the wnt16 gene encoding protein Wnt-16 isoform X2, whose translation MGCANLPLTNKQKDLCKRKPYLLPSIKDGARLGIAECQTQFKHERWNCSTTKELSVFGYELTSGTKETAFIYAVMAAGLVHAVTRSCSAGNMTECSCDTGLQGGGSAAEGWHWGGCSDDVKYGTWFSRRFLDGTARNASSARGGDALLAMNQHNSEAGRQAVAKTMSTDCRCHGVSGSCAVKTCWRTLAPFGRVGAFLKERYEGGAQVLDRARRKVRRKERLQRRVPVARDELVFLNKSPNYCLEDRRAGVAGTRGRRCHRGSAGPGGCNLLCCGRGYNTHVVRHVERCECKFVWCCYVRCRRCESMNDTYTCK comes from the exons ATGGGATGCGCAAATCTGCCGCTCACGAACAAACAGAAGGATCTATGTAAAAGAAAGCCTTATCTATTACCAAGCATCAAAGACGGCGCGCGCCTGGGGATCGCCGAGTGCCAGACGCAGTTTAAGCACGAGCGATGGAACTGTTCTACGACAAAAGAGCTGTCTGTTTTCGGATACGAGTTAACCAGTG GGACGAAGGAGACGGCGTTCATCTACGCGGTGATGGCGGCGGGGCTGGTGCACGCGGTGACGCGCTCCTGCAGCGCGGGGAACATGACGGAGTGCTCCTGCGACACGGGCCTGCAGGGCGGCGGCTCGGCGGCCGAGGGCTGGCACTGGGGCGGCTGCTCCGACGACGTCAAGTACGGCACCTGGTTCAGCCGCCGCTTCCTCGACGGCACCGCCCGGAACGCCTCCTCCGCCCGCGGCGGCGACGCCCTGCTCGCCATGAACCAGCACAACAGCGAGGCCGGGAGACAG gccgTGGCTAAGACGATGTCCACAGACTGCCGTTGCCACGGCGTCTCGGGGTCCTGCGCGGTGAAGACGTGCTGGCGGACGCTGGCGCCGTTCGGGCGGGTGGGCGCCTTCCTGAAGGAGCGCTACGAGGGCGGGGCGCAGGTGCTGGACCGCGCCCGGCGCAAGGTGCGCCGCAAGGAGCGGCTCCAGCGGCGCGTGCCCGTCGCCCGCGACGAGCTCGTCTTCCTCAACAAGTCGCCCAACTACTGCCTGGAGGACCGGCGGGCGGGCGTGGCGGGCACGCGGGGGCGGCGCTGCCACCGCGGCTCGGCGGGGCCCGGCGGCTGCAACCTGCTGTGCTGCGGGCGCGGCTACAACACGCACGTGGTGCGGCACGTGGAGCGCTGCGAGTGCAAGTTCGTCTGGTGCTGCTACGTGCGCTGCCGCCGCTGCGAGAGCATGAACGACACCTACACCTGCAAGTAG
- the wnt16 gene encoding protein Wnt-16 isoform X1: MENPTSYGIHQICVISLLLVFLCPQHCRGSWMWLGITAVGVPEKMGCANLPLTNKQKDLCKRKPYLLPSIKDGARLGIAECQTQFKHERWNCSTTKELSVFGYELTSGTKETAFIYAVMAAGLVHAVTRSCSAGNMTECSCDTGLQGGGSAAEGWHWGGCSDDVKYGTWFSRRFLDGTARNASSARGGDALLAMNQHNSEAGRQAVAKTMSTDCRCHGVSGSCAVKTCWRTLAPFGRVGAFLKERYEGGAQVLDRARRKVRRKERLQRRVPVARDELVFLNKSPNYCLEDRRAGVAGTRGRRCHRGSAGPGGCNLLCCGRGYNTHVVRHVERCECKFVWCCYVRCRRCESMNDTYTCK, encoded by the exons ATGGAGAATCCGACTTCTTATGGCATACATCAAATCTGTGTTATATCTCTTTTACTAGTTTTTCTATGTCCTCAACATTGCCGGGGCAGTTGGAT GTGGCTCGGCATTACTGCTGTGGGAGTTCCCGAGAAGATGGGATGCGCAAATCTGCCGCTCACGAACAAACAGAAGGATCTATGTAAAAGAAAGCCTTATCTATTACCAAGCATCAAAGACGGCGCGCGCCTGGGGATCGCCGAGTGCCAGACGCAGTTTAAGCACGAGCGATGGAACTGTTCTACGACAAAAGAGCTGTCTGTTTTCGGATACGAGTTAACCAGTG GGACGAAGGAGACGGCGTTCATCTACGCGGTGATGGCGGCGGGGCTGGTGCACGCGGTGACGCGCTCCTGCAGCGCGGGGAACATGACGGAGTGCTCCTGCGACACGGGCCTGCAGGGCGGCGGCTCGGCGGCCGAGGGCTGGCACTGGGGCGGCTGCTCCGACGACGTCAAGTACGGCACCTGGTTCAGCCGCCGCTTCCTCGACGGCACCGCCCGGAACGCCTCCTCCGCCCGCGGCGGCGACGCCCTGCTCGCCATGAACCAGCACAACAGCGAGGCCGGGAGACAG gccgTGGCTAAGACGATGTCCACAGACTGCCGTTGCCACGGCGTCTCGGGGTCCTGCGCGGTGAAGACGTGCTGGCGGACGCTGGCGCCGTTCGGGCGGGTGGGCGCCTTCCTGAAGGAGCGCTACGAGGGCGGGGCGCAGGTGCTGGACCGCGCCCGGCGCAAGGTGCGCCGCAAGGAGCGGCTCCAGCGGCGCGTGCCCGTCGCCCGCGACGAGCTCGTCTTCCTCAACAAGTCGCCCAACTACTGCCTGGAGGACCGGCGGGCGGGCGTGGCGGGCACGCGGGGGCGGCGCTGCCACCGCGGCTCGGCGGGGCCCGGCGGCTGCAACCTGCTGTGCTGCGGGCGCGGCTACAACACGCACGTGGTGCGGCACGTGGAGCGCTGCGAGTGCAAGTTCGTCTGGTGCTGCTACGTGCGCTGCCGCCGCTGCGAGAGCATGAACGACACCTACACCTGCAAGTAG